In one Rutidosis leptorrhynchoides isolate AG116_Rl617_1_P2 chromosome 8, CSIRO_AGI_Rlap_v1, whole genome shotgun sequence genomic region, the following are encoded:
- the LOC139861143 gene encoding 10 kDa chaperonin 1, chloroplastic-like, translated as MASSSFVTSAIAKPFSSFVTDLHSPDTSSTKSTTLGLRRNSFKVNAIATKYEPTKVKPQADRVLIRLEELPEKSAGGVLLPKSAVKFERYLMGEILAVGTEVGDLEAGKKVLFSDINAYEVDLGSDGRHCFCKAADLLAVVE; from the exons ATGGCGTCCTCAAGTTTCGTTACATCAGCAATCGCTAAACCTTTTTCTTCGTTCGTTACAGACCTTCATTCTCCCGATACTAGCTCCACTAAATCCACAACTTTAG GTTTACGAAGGAATTCATTTAAGGTTAATGCAATTGCAACCAAATACGAACCTACCAAG GTTAAGCCACAAGCTGATAGAGTACTGATTCGTCTTGAGGAGCTCCCTGAG AAATCTGCTGGTGGAGTTTTGTTGCCAAAATCAGCGGTGAAGTTTGAACGTTATCTTATGGGAGAG ATTCTTGCTGTTGGTACTGAGGTAGGGGACTTGGAGGCCGGGAAAAAG GTTCTTTTCTCCGACATAAACGCCTATGAG GTGGATCTTGGATCAGATGGAAGGCACTGCTTCTGCAAAGCGGCTGACTTGTTGGCTGTGGTTGAGTAG